The genomic interval TTACAGGTAGTTTCTGAACTACCTCTTACCTTATGTCACATATGGAGATCTTAGTTGTTAAAACATCTGTCACAGCCTttagtcctttttttctggttggaGAGAGCagtaaacagaaacaaagttgtTCTTTGGCCAGACTGACTGTGGTCATTTTTCTTTAGGGGTTATTGCTCCCGTAGGCTAAGGCGGCTCCGAAAAACTCTCAACTTCAAGATGGGAAACAGGCACAAGTTCACTGGGAAGAAGGTAACTGAGGAGATTCTCTCAGACAACAGGTACAGTCACTGGATGGAATCAAGCATTCAGTATACTGGTGAacagtttctttcatttcagtaatttattttcatgggGGTGTGGTGGAAAACTGTTCTTGTACAATATACTCAGAAACGCTTCTTTTCAGAGATGTGTGTTGTTGATATTAATAAAAGATGAAAGTTCAGGCTGTGGTACAGGGGGAAGAGGCACTGCTCAGGTCCCACTTCATCATGTGAACAAGTAGGAGAAGAGGGGGCAGCAACAGCCagttccttctcttccctcatAGCTGCTAAAATGGGTTCTTTTCATAATCAGTAAATTACTTTGATATTAAAGAGGAGATTCTTATTCAGATCTGCTGCAAGGTAGCCATGTGAATGCTGATAACATAAATGGTGTAGCCAGCAAGGTTGTGGTTGGAGACATAATCCCTTCCCTTTGAACAGAAATACTGGATTGCAAGTATTACTTAGATTTTCAAAATCTGGCAGAATGCTTGTCAGAGTATGTGGAGAATAGCCGGGATCTTGGGCTCATTTCTCATCTTTTAGAAACACTTGAAATGTCTGCTGTCTCCTCTTTTCttgtggggaaaagaaaacacgaTGCTGTCTTCACCTGTATTGTTAAGAAGCCAGATGCATTATAGCATTAGCTGGTGGGAAAACAGACATGTTTACCCATATTGAACCAGTTTGAAGAGCAACCTGAAATCATAAATCCCTTGTCTTTGCAATGTCTGTGGTGCTACAGAATGATACCAGATTCTTTTCCTCAGTTGGGTAATTACGTTTCTGTAGTGAGAAGTACAGTAGAAAACAGTTAGGAATAATGTGACTTTGTGTGCTTagaatattaagaaataaaagcatctaCCTCTTATTAACCAAGCTGAACTTGTGTTACCAAACTTTGCAGATCACATGGCAAAGAACTAGTAGCGATGTGGCCGTTCTTGTTTGAATgtagttattttttcattaattttcctcTGCCCTGTAGGTATTTGCTGTTGATTCTGATGGATGCAGAGAGAGCCTGGAGTTATGCTATGCAGCTGAAACAAGAAGCAAACACAGAGCCTCGCAAACGATTTCACTTGCTGTCTCGCCTGCGCAAAGCTGTGAAACATGCTGAGGAGCTGGAGCGACTGTGTGAAAGTAACCGAGTGGATGCCAAAACAAAGCTGGAAGCTCAGGTAACCACTGATAGTTTGATCTTGTTTTACAGCAAAAGCTGAACAAGAAACCTTTGGGTTTTGGGTGAAGAGATTATTCTCATCTAGCAATAGGTAATCAAAATGGACTGATTCTTGAACTGGATAATGTCTCCTTTTGAGTAGCTTGGACTTGCTATTAATGCAGCTGCTGGAATTGCAGAAATAACTAGTGGCACTAGCCAAGATGAGGACCTGGTGTTTAGAAGTTGATTATGGGTATCAAATGGTTGTCCTTGCTTTGGAGAGCAGTACGTTTAAGAAACTATGCTCATCTGTTGAATTACCTATTTGTGAAACGCCCTAAAGTAGTGTCGTGGATTAAGACCAGCCAACAACTAGGCACCgcgcagccgcttgctcactcctccccactcccagtgggatggggaggagaattggggaaaaaaaaaaagtaaaactcgtgggttgagatgagaacGGTTTAATAACTAcgataaaatataataataataatagtaatgaaaaggaatataacagaAAGAGCAATAAACCCCAAGAAAacacaagtgatgcacaatgcatcaccacccgctgaccgatgcctgagcagtggtccacccctcccagccaactcaccccagtttatatactgagcatgacattctatggtatagaatatccctttggatagttcgggtcagctgtcctggctgtgctccgtcccagcttcttgtgcacctgctcagtcggcagagcatgggaaactgaaaaatccttaacttaggataagcatGAGTTAGCAACAAccaaaacatcagtgtgttatcaacattattctcacactaaatccaaaacacagcactgtaccagctactaggaagaaaattaactctatcccaggcaAAACTAGGACAAGTAGCTACCTAGAACACAAGACTCGAGGCTTCAGTTCCTGGAACAAAGATAACAACTGTGTTGTGACACCAACCTCTTTGAACAAGGGGCTGCAGTCGTACTAGGTTAATTAAAACTGCCATTTTGTAGTTTattgctggaaaagaaaagttgtGTGACATCAGTGGACCATGTTGATTGCATAACAAGCAAGAAACATCTTTGCTTTCATCTCCTTAGAAATGTAGCAGTGTcagttaagagaaaaaaaggtgggtACCTAGTAACCCATAATCCAAGTCAGTTGTCTTTGGTGGGAAGACCAAATGAAAAGGCCAAGGCTTAATCACTTACTGCAGGCATCTCAGCAGCCTTCATACTGAAGGTTGTACAAACTAGGCTGTCAGTCACAGGGAAATTAACTTGCCGTTGTGCTGTCTGCAGGCATACATGGCTTACCTCACAGGAATGCTTCGTTTTGAACACCAGGAGTGGAAGGCAGCAATGGAGGCTTTCAACAAATGCAAGTGAGTTCTCCCACTTCACCAACTTCATTTAGTAAATAGTATTGGATCAGTCTAGTAAGTTTATGTACTGTATGTACAGCAACTCTGTGAGTTGTTTAGTTAATTGTGCACTTAACTGGAAGGTACTACTGAAGAAATGGCATCCTCCAGAGTAGACACGCAAACTCTTCCCTTAAGATAGCATCTCACAAAACAACACTTACTGcagtgttaaatatttattctttgctgTAGGACCATATATGAAAAACTGGCCAATGCTTTCACAGAAGAACAAGCTGTACTGTATAATCAGCGTGTGGAAGAGATCTCACCCAACATTCGCTACTGTGCCTATAATATTGGTAAGGAAAGGTGGGGTACCTAATGGCCAACAAAGAGCAAGACTTGTTCACAGGAAAAGAATATTGACTTGATAGTTAAATACTGGCCCAAGTGACATTGCAGCGAGTCAGTAATATTTTGGGCAAATTCTGCACACGTTCAGGGTCAGTTTAGCAGTGGAGAAATACACTAATTTTGTGACAGTACATGTGGTTTTGtgtaaaaaatcaaaatatcagTTTGGAGTAGTTTGCTTATGAATTCAGaatgaaatttcaaatttatCCCCTTTATCTCCAAATTGCCAGTATAACATCTATTGATTAGCTTTTctatatcaaaataatttgtgaacTCAGATGGAAATGTGATCTTGATTTGTTAATTCTGTCAGGTGACCAGTCTGCTATGAATGAGTTGATGCAGATGAGGCTGAGGTCTGGTGGCACTGAAGGTCTTCTTGCAGAAAAACTGGAGGTAACTTATTTACATGCTTCAAGATGAAGCGTTCGTTATCACTCTGTTGAGCATAAATATTGCTGCAACACACCATTCAAGAGCCAAAACGTACCAGAAGAGAGCAAGCAGGCCTGGGCTTTATGGGAAACCTTTCCTAAAAAGTCCTTTGATTTCAAAATAGTCAAGTCTAATGTGAATTTGAAAGGTTCAATTTTGGATACCTTAAAGTTCAAGCTCATAAGTTCAGTCTGTTCTCTACAGGCGCTGATTACCCAAACTCGAGCAAAGCAGGCAGCCACGATGAGCGAGGTGGAGTGGAGAGGAAGAACTGTTCCGGTGAAGATAGACAAAGTGAGGATCTTCTTGCTGGGGCTGGCTGACAACGAAGCAGCGATTGCTCAGGTAACCCAGAAGCCATCTCCGGTACCGGTATTCTAACTGTCCTCTTTCCTTCAGTGTGCAAGATACTACGTGATACGTGGATTAAAAGCTTTTGaataatctttttcttaaacttaGGGTTGGAAGGCTAAAAGTAAAAGTGGGAATATTGACTGTAAACCAAAGCTGAAGTGTCAGTTGGGGATAGCTCCCACAATCTACAAACTGGTAGTCTGGGAGATCTGTTCTGAGTATTACTGCTCTTTTGAACACTGTGTTGCCTAGAAGTGCTACCTTTCAGTGGCAGGGTGATAACCATTATTATTTGTAAGTCACTTGGAAATGAAGGTTACAATTTTAAGAGAACTGGTTTTGAATTACTGTTCTAATTTCTTTAAGTATCTTGCTCAAATGCTCCAGCTTCAGAGcaagcacaagaaaaaagatATGTATCGATGTCATGTGTTTTTCAGCAGCGAAAAGCGATTTGCCAAATGACGCAGGTGCTGTGAGATTTATAGCATTCTCTTCTTGACTTGGGCAAATCCTCAAAAGCAGGAAGAGGATTACTAAATGTCAGGATGTAAATCAATTTGAAATGTAACAGTTCTGAAACACTTGCAGTGGCACATGCATGTCTTTAGTAATGCAGTTTTCCACATTGGgctttttccttggaaatggTGCCCAGATGGTGTATTCTGCTTCCCAGTGGCTGCATACAGCACCCTTGCTGTTTGAAAAGGCAGTGAAAGGATCTTTGGTAACAATTGTTGCCACTAATGATGGGCTTTTTGCAGCGTCAAAACCCATTTATCATCAGGAGAATAATGATGataaatagaaatttaaatgataaaaagaaaaccctacAAAGGTATAAGGCAAGAGCAGGGGGTACTGTTAAGAAGGTAGTGTGAGTAGGATAAACAGGATGTGGCTGGGTAGGAAACATTAGTGTTAACCAGTCTTGTCCTAATGTTACGACCTATATGTTGCTGAATTTACTTTTTTGGGAGGTAGTACATTAGTATGGCCAGCAGGTGGAAGTGCAGCTTAGAGTTCAGTGTTCCCTCATGTAATTTCCATCCTGCCAGGCTAGCAGTTGGACCTTTTCAGTTTAGTTGCCCTCTTTGTTCCATAAAGCTGTGGCAAAACAGCGATCTGAATTTGTTTTCGTCTTGCTTTGTGTTCTTTGGAAGCTCTGACTAAACAGAGGAGATTTGTGGTACCACATCACAACTAGTAATGGTGAGAGCTGAGCATGCAGCAGCAGTATTTACATTCCCAGAAGGCTAAAACTTGGTCTTTTGAAAGCAGTTCTGCAGTTGCTGTGTCAGCTGTGATGGGCAGTCCAGCTTCAGCTAAATGCACTGTGGTTCCTGGGATCTTTGGCACCTTTCTGCTAGTCTTCACTAAGTTGAAACCCTAACATAACAGCAGTGCTCTTCAAGGTTTGACTGGAAGCAAACACAAATGTGTGTTTTGTGTAAAAGTGGAGATTCTCGGTGCAATTACACCTTCAGTATCTTACTGGTAATGGGAGAAACGGAACAAATAAGCCAAACTGAAATACGAATCcaagtttaaaattacttgtgtCAGCCTTTTTGTAGACTTGAATTCATGACTTCAAGGGCCCATTGGCTAGCCCAGGTAGAAGGGAGAAGGTTAAAGGGCAGAGCGATGGAAGTGTGCTCATATCTGGTATTGCCTCAAGGATTCTGTGGTCATCTCTGGTAACTAGGACTGTAGCAAAAATGAGTGGTAATAACTTCTAGGGATGATACACAGTGTtttagaacaaagaaaaaattagaagtgaGCACTCCTAGACTTTCAGAAGTGGGTTCAGTGGGGTTAGTAACCTTGATCTCTTTAAGATGAACCTGTGCTGTTTTATCAGGACACTTGAATCACCAGCTGTAGCACTTGCATCTCAGTTTTATGATATGATATCTCCCAAATCAGAACATGTGTGTATTTATGCATAGAATCAGCTTAACCTTAGGAGGTTTTGCTTCAAAAGGAAAGCCCTTGTTTCATTGCACGGCCCAGCCCTTTCCCTGTTTGTGCTTGACTGATGATCTAGCTatgtctgctttcatttttgtgcaTACAGTGAAATTGCTGTGCTCCTCTGGGTGAGGTTGAGAATGCTGTCAAACTTGTCTCTGGTTATTCTCAGTAGTTAGTCCCACCTTAAAAATTCTTGCagcaaatcttaaaaaaaaaaaaaaaaaaaaaacacccaaccaaccaaacaacaaaaaaccccaaacaaaaaacaaaaccaaacccccaaaaccaccttCATCTCAGGTCAAGATACCTGAGGCTTTGTGAGGGACTAAAAATAACATTCCTTAATGGGTTTGAAAGCCTGAGAAGCGGAGAGGCAGAGACTGTAGAGCTCTACAGAAGATAAACAAGTGAGCATGTTTTTAGATAGTTTTTTAATCATTTGGACAATTGCAAATTTATTGCAGCAAAGTTCATCTTATGCTATTACATGACATGGAAGTGGTATAACACAGTGCTGATACACTTTAATCTCTCCTTTCATTGCTAAGGTTGAGGTTTGTTTCTGGGCAGTTTTCTCTTACTGAATCAGTAAGAGTCTTGTGATCCCCATCTGGTTACCTTCTCAGTCACCTGAAATGGAAGCTAAGTTTGCTTTTGGGTGCATTGTTTAATTGGGTACATGATATGCCAGTCCATTAGGCAGAGATCAGGCTtcaacttgttttttaaaatttgttttcaaattctggttttggggCAGAAGGCCAAAAGCTGCTTAGTTTTTTGACAAAACTTGTGGTGACAGCAGAAAAGCACTCAGTCATTCTTCCTACTAAAATACAgggttactttaaaaaatgcttcaaacAAGCCAATTATTGCCACTGTGAGCATTACTAGAGTGGGAGTGTGGAAAAGATAATCATCTACATGTTCTTACCACATGAGAAAAGTTAAATCAGCATAACAAGAGCAGTCTACATTGGTAGTTTGCCAGTTCAGTAATGCTCAGCTCTTCTTCCGTTGCTGGGCCTTTCCCACAGTGCAGTCCAACCTCAGCTGTTCTCAGAGCAACATGGGTGCCATCCTGGAAGGGAAGGCAGTTGCTGGGAAGGTAGCTGTTGCAGGGATGAGGCTGTCAGAGCTGTGTGTGCTAGGCCTTTGGTGCTGGTAATTTCTCAGCACTGACCACGTTTCCCGCAATTTCTGGCAGTTTGCCCTGTAGAACATACTGCAGACAGGTACAGATTGGAGTTCTAGCTACCCATGGATCTTAAAGCCATAATTTGGGAGAAACTTTGTTTAATGTCCTCAGTTAATTCTTGTATCATGggatgcaaaatacaaaaatttctaaTAGATATCTGTCTcaactttccttttctcttagGCAGAAAATGAGGAGACAAAGGAACGCTTGTTTGAATCTTTACTCAGTGAGTGTAGAGATGCCATTCAGGCCGTTCGGGAAGATCTGAAACCAGACCAGGTAAGCAGCAAACATCAGTGTTCCTACTTTCAACAACATAGCGTTTCTTTGGGACTGATTTGTTATTGTTAAACTTGCTTAACAGTAAAAGCGGCTGggatttctttaataaaaagctgcaaaagagTCTGTCACCTTTGATTTTATTCTCTTCAGAACTGGAGGGAGTGAATAGCAATGTAGAAGCCCTTGTTCTTTTCTCTGGAAGTTTGTTAAAACTTCCATGGTTTACCCAAACCTTGAGttgtttctgatgttttcttccCTTGGCTGCCAGTTCTAAGTAAATAATACAGTGTTTTGTCCCCAATTTATGCAGAAGCAGCGAGAACACTCTCTGGAAAATGATTCTGGGAAGGTGTCCAACATCCAGTACTTACACAGGTAATAGGCAAACATTGCTGCCTGTACTAGTGTGAAGAAGTCATGCTCTTATGTcaagattttgtttttgtttttgttttatggaGTTTTTGTTCTGGGCCTTGGATCTCAAAGGATGACTGTATGGATAAGGATCTGATTCATgcagctttgaaaacattttacttaaGACTCACATATTGacctttcaaatgttttttcccctactAGTATCAGCTTAGACTGGGGCGAGGAgttttttcagaacaaagagTAATGTCTGAGTAGTTCTGGCAGTCTGGTAAtagtattttatcttttatctttttagtTATTTGACTTATATCAAGCTGTCAACAGCTATCAAGCGCAATGAGAGCATGGCAAAGTCTCTGCAGaaggcactgctgcagcagcagcggtCGGAAGAGGATGGTAAGCGCGCACCACGGCCTCAGGACCTGATCCGTCTTTATGATATCATTTTGCAGGTAAGGCTGGGAAAACAAATCTGATTCTTCATACTAACTGGAGAACTTTGGTACAAAAAGTTATTGtagaaaatacagcagtgcAAGTGAACTGCCCATGAAGTCTGAAGAGCAACTGAGTACCTACAGTTACCTTGTTGAAGGTGTTCAACATCTacatgaaacacaaaaaaatgcttctaGCTGTGAACAGAAAGTGCTGCTAGAATGGGTGCCCTTGGTTGTACGCTCTAATGCAGTTTTAAGATAGCTTTTTTGACTCTTTTATGCAGCACCCTGCTAGCTGCCTTAGTTTCTGCTGGCCGGAGAAAGCAgctaaaaatacttaaaaggcACTTGTTCTTCATAAGCAGCTTCTCAATTTCTCACATGAATTTTCTATTAACTGTGGGAGCCTGTTGCTGAAGCTGTTGTGAATGTGAAAGGGAAATGCCttatgaaaaaattacttcatgtGAAATCTGAGGAGTCTTTGTCCTAATTCCTGTTTGTGTCAGGAAATCTGTCCTGAGGGCAAACTTGCACAAGTTTCAATGAGTGTCCTTCACAAGGTTGGCATACTGATAATTAGAAAACTGGAAACTATTTCCATGGGAGTGTACTGTTGACTTGTTAAAAGGGACAGCTTTCTCTTACTCCAGCAGATTCCAGAGGAAAACAACGCCTGCATTTGTTACTCTTGCTCTCTTTTGCACAGAACCTTGTGGAACTGACACAGCTTCCTGGCCTAGAAGAGGACAAGAACTTCCAAAAAGAGATTGGATTGAAGACACTCGTGTACAAAGCTTACAGGTGACTGAGAAACAGCCAGGTTTTCTTTAGCAGGCATTACATCTTCAAAGCTTATTATTCCAAAGCTCTATGTGCTGTACAGGACTTTGATGCGGTTTCTTCTGCCCTTTTGTGAAATGAAGACTGGATGCTAAAGGGAAACTGGCCAGTGCTACTTAACAATATctcctgttatcagtcattTGAGTTGGCAGAAGGTATGGATAACAAACATGTCAAGGATCCACTCTTTACTGTTGCAGGTGTTTCTTCATTGCACAGTCCTATGTCCTGGTAAAGAAATGGAGTGAAGCTCTTGTTTTATATGAAAGAGTGCTGAAATATGCCCATGAAGTTCAGTCAGGAGCTGGAGCTTATATGAACAGCTTGAAGGTAGGAACCCAATCCTGTGTGTAGAAGAGAGCTGAAGTTTATGAAGAAGCTCTGTCCTGGTATTTATTGTCAATTAGGTGCCAGGCCATTGCAATTCAAGACTGGTCTTTAAGTAGGGAGGAGAGTAATACAAATGTGACTTCTTGACACATTATAGTAGTGACTTTCTAGTGATGCGGAAGCGCTTCAACTGGCCACTTGCTTTTGGGGGAGAGGCAGACTGGCTGTAACAACTCCATAACAATTTACCACTTTTTCTCACATGTGCATTTTCTGTTATACAACTTCTGTACTGCCTGAAGGGCTGTACTGTAGCTTTTCCCCTTCTGGGAAGTCTTATCAGCGCTAGGACTTAATTTCTTAGTTCTTACTTTGTCAGGTTTTACCTTTGCCCTAACTCTTAAACTGGCACATTTCAGGCTCTCAAatgattttctttaatgacCTAGGAGCTGCCTGATGTTCAGGATCTGATCACTCAAGTCAATGCAGAGAAATACTCCTTGCAAGCAGCAGCTATATTAGGTGAGTTGCACAATTATGCTAGAGCTCTAACGTCTCTTGAATAGTGCCCCTGCAGctatttcattccttttatttaatttctgaagttccGAGTGTTTTTCCACTTCACTCTGATCTACGTAGGCTCTGGAAAATGTTTCCTCCGCCCCCAGTTCTAGCTGCTTCTAGCTGTGTGTAGTGTAGCTAGGCAACCAATGAGTAGACATTGGGCATCTTGCTCCCTGCCCAGAGATGCGAAAACGCTTCATGAGGGTGTGTACCTGTTTTGGTAACCTGCACAGAACACTCTgtttactgttttaatttttttactgcaaagaAGTTGGCCTTACTCATCCCAGTTTTGCCTAGCTGGGAGAACTACTGAGAAAAGGGAGAGCAGTGATGTTCTGCTCTTCGTCAGTGTCAACCAGGTTAGCGGAACTTTGGGGGAGCGGATGAACTTTGTGATTTCTTGGGCTGCTGTTtttgctgtgcctgctgctggaAACCCAAGATAAGTAATGGATTGCCTTGTCTTTTATTGCCTTAATCTTGTTTTAACAGACCCCACTGGGGTCTTCTCATCATCTGCTGCTTTGTGCTTAACTCAAAATCTGTGCTTCTTTCAGGAGTTTCTCGTGACAATGTGAAGGAGAAGCTTTCCATCACTGGAGAGCTGTGTTGGCTGTAGATGAGTGTGTGTGATCCTCTTAGTCTAGAAAGCAAGTTGATTCTACTGAAAATATTGTCTTGTGTATCCTAGAAAGCAAGGCTCATAGCTAAGCTTGCACGACAGCTGACTCCTGAGACAGTCTTACTTTACGCCAAGATCTAGCCTGTTGTTCTTACCGCTTTTTCTTCAATTTTGCAGATGCAAATGATACTCATGAGACTGAGTCTCCATCTCAGGTCAAGGATGGCAAGGTAAGAGCTGAGAGCTCAGGCAAATTCCAGTAGTGTTCTTAATGAACTTTACTTTTAACTTGTTACCTGAGTGTCTCTTGCAACTCAAGAAATGTCATGCTGATGGGAGTTTCATCATGACTAGTATATTAAAGAGATTTTATTAGgcttgttttcattctgcaaGTCTGGAAGGTGGCTGACAGAGTGGGGTTCCTTGGGTAGGAGCTAGGCAGCTGCTTGCAGCTTCTAGTATggcatctttttaattttttttaatttagctttctCCCTGCACATGGGAAGGTTTTACAGAGATCCCGCAGCGATGCTTTGACAGGGGTTCAAATCATTTTCAAGGGCCCAAGATGTCACATAAGGGAACTTCAGCTTCTGTTGTCTCAGTTGCTGCTTAATCAGTCCTCTTTGCTTGTTTGACACTTGTCAGCTTTGACTCGACATGTTTAATTTGTGTTTCTGCACTGGTCTTTTTCAGCCACTCTCGGAACGGTTTGAGACTTTCTGTCTGGATCCTTCTCTTGTCAGCA from Aquila chrysaetos chrysaetos chromosome 5, bAquChr1.4, whole genome shotgun sequence carries:
- the SRP68 gene encoding signal recognition particle subunit SRP68 — its product is MAAERQSAGGGRGGAGGGGGGGGGGGGAEENKENERPVGPQAGSLGDSLGLEILQIVKESQQQHGLRHGDFQRYRGYCSRRLRRLRKTLNFKMGNRHKFTGKKVTEEILSDNRYLLLILMDAERAWSYAMQLKQEANTEPRKRFHLLSRLRKAVKHAEELERLCESNRVDAKTKLEAQAYMAYLTGMLRFEHQEWKAAMEAFNKCKTIYEKLANAFTEEQAVLYNQRVEEISPNIRYCAYNIGDQSAMNELMQMRLRSGGTEGLLAEKLEALITQTRAKQAATMSEVEWRGRTVPVKIDKVRIFLLGLADNEAAIAQAENEETKERLFESLLSECRDAIQAVREDLKPDQKQREHSLENDSGKVSNIQYLHSYLTYIKLSTAIKRNESMAKSLQKALLQQQRSEEDGKRAPRPQDLIRLYDIILQNLVELTQLPGLEEDKNFQKEIGLKTLVYKAYRCFFIAQSYVLVKKWSEALVLYERVLKYAHEVQSGAGAYMNSLKELPDVQDLITQVNAEKYSLQAAAILDANDTHETESPSQVKDGKPLSERFETFCLDPSLVSKQVSLVHFPPGFQPIPCKPLFFDLALNHVAFPPLEDKVEQKAKSGLTGYIKGIFGFKS